A window of the Trichocoleus sp. genome harbors these coding sequences:
- a CDS encoding NHLP family bacteriocin export ABC transporter peptidase/permease/ATPase subunit: protein MLIQPLASFHNTLKKGQPVRAKTPTVLQMEAVECGAAALGSVLGYYGKIVPLAELREACGVSRDGVTAANILKVARQHGMMAKGFKKSLENLPQLRPPYIVFWHFNHFLVVEGFGKHRVYLNDPAAGPRTVSYQDFDEGYTGVVLVLEPGADFKPGGEKPSIIRALSDRLRSSRGALFYSVLAGFLLVLPNLALPAFSQVFVDSVLVRGNLDWLPYILFGMLLITGLQGLLTLLQLRYLRGLKIKLSVVMSSRFVWHVLRLPVSFYAQRFAGEISSRIALNDEVANVLSGRLATTVISVVLVVFYAIAMFYYDVVLTLIVICFAAVNVLVLQWVSRQRVDANLRLVQEYGKVSGVAIAGLQNMETLKASGIESDFFARWVGYYTKAINAQQELGLINRTIGILPSLLSALAAMSLLVIGGLRVLSGDLTIGMLVAFQLLMQSFQQPVNQLVRFGSTLQNLQGNLQRLDDVLHNSVDPQLEEINDRQKLTSEKQNESARDETIQTQGNGDSSSAMRIARPLTATYRLQGYVELKDVSFGYSHLGEPLIDRFNLSIKPGQRVAFVGGSGSGKSTLVKVIAGLFEPWSGEILFDGMPRSQIPRLVLANSIAMVEQDILLFGGSVRENLSLWDTTVLEQDLRRACEDASIEDVILSIPGGYDAPLLEGAVNLSGGQRQRLEIARALVNHPSILIMDEATSALDTESEKAIDQKLRQRGCTCLVVAHRLSTIRDADEIIVLERGKVVQRGTHDELWQQDGYYARLIRSEGEALTAS, encoded by the coding sequence CGCTGCTGCTCTGGGAAGTGTATTAGGCTATTACGGCAAGATTGTCCCATTAGCAGAACTGCGAGAAGCTTGCGGTGTTTCACGCGATGGAGTGACGGCAGCCAATATTTTGAAGGTAGCAAGACAACATGGCATGATGGCAAAAGGGTTTAAAAAGAGCCTGGAAAATCTGCCACAGTTGCGTCCTCCTTATATTGTGTTTTGGCATTTCAATCATTTTCTAGTGGTTGAAGGGTTTGGCAAACATCGGGTTTACTTAAATGATCCGGCAGCGGGACCAAGAACCGTTTCCTACCAGGATTTTGATGAGGGATATACTGGGGTTGTTTTGGTGCTAGAACCGGGGGCAGACTTTAAACCAGGCGGGGAAAAACCAAGCATTATCCGGGCTTTGAGCGATCGCCTGCGCAGTTCAAGAGGCGCATTATTTTACTCAGTTCTGGCAGGATTCTTGCTCGTTTTGCCAAATCTGGCGTTGCCTGCGTTCAGCCAGGTTTTTGTTGACAGTGTTTTGGTCAGGGGCAATCTCGATTGGTTGCCCTATATTTTGTTTGGAATGCTGCTGATCACTGGATTGCAGGGGTTGTTAACGCTATTGCAGCTACGCTATTTACGCGGTCTTAAAATTAAATTGTCCGTCGTCATGTCGAGCCGTTTTGTGTGGCATGTGCTACGGCTGCCTGTCAGTTTTTACGCTCAACGGTTTGCCGGGGAAATTAGTAGCCGGATTGCCTTAAATGATGAAGTGGCAAATGTGTTATCAGGCCGATTGGCAACGACAGTCATTAGCGTGGTTTTAGTGGTCTTTTATGCGATCGCTATGTTTTACTATGACGTGGTGCTCACATTGATTGTGATTTGCTTTGCAGCAGTGAACGTGCTGGTATTGCAATGGGTATCGCGGCAGCGGGTAGATGCCAACCTGAGGTTAGTTCAAGAATATGGCAAAGTTTCTGGGGTGGCGATCGCCGGATTGCAGAATATGGAAACGTTGAAAGCTTCTGGCATCGAGTCTGACTTCTTTGCCCGTTGGGTAGGCTATTACACCAAAGCGATCAATGCTCAACAAGAATTAGGCTTAATTAACCGCACGATCGGCATTTTGCCGTCTCTCCTTTCTGCCCTGGCGGCAATGTCGTTGCTGGTAATTGGTGGATTGCGAGTCTTAAGTGGTGATTTGACGATCGGGATGCTTGTTGCTTTTCAACTCTTGATGCAGAGCTTTCAGCAACCTGTGAATCAACTGGTGCGCTTTGGCAGTACCTTACAAAACCTGCAAGGGAATTTACAGCGATTAGATGATGTTTTGCATAATTCAGTTGATCCTCAGTTAGAAGAAATAAACGATCGCCAGAAATTAACCTCTGAAAAACAAAATGAATCCGCCAGAGATGAAACTATCCAAACGCAAGGTAACGGAGATTCATCCAGTGCCATGCGGATAGCTCGTCCGTTGACTGCCACTTATCGGTTACAGGGATATGTCGAACTCAAAGATGTTTCCTTTGGCTACAGTCACTTAGGTGAGCCGCTGATCGATCGATTTAATCTTTCCATTAAACCGGGGCAACGGGTTGCCTTTGTCGGCGGCAGTGGCTCGGGCAAGTCTACCCTGGTAAAAGTGATTGCGGGGCTGTTTGAACCCTGGTCTGGAGAGATTTTGTTTGATGGGATGCCCCGATCGCAGATTCCACGCCTAGTCTTAGCCAATTCGATCGCAATGGTGGAACAGGACATTTTGTTGTTTGGTGGATCGGTGCGAGAAAACCTATCGCTTTGGGATACAACGGTGCTGGAACAAGACTTAAGACGAGCCTGCGAAGATGCTTCGATCGAAGATGTGATCTTGTCCATTCCAGGTGGCTATGATGCGCCGTTACTAGAAGGAGCCGTCAACCTGAGTGGTGGGCAGCGGCAGCGACTCGAAATTGCCAGAGCCTTAGTCAACCATCCCTCAATCTTAATCATGGATGAAGCGACCAGTGCTTTGGATACCGAATCTGAGAAAGCGATCGACCAAAAATTGCGGCAGCGCGGCTGTACTTGTCTGGTTGTAGCGCATCGGCTCAGTACGATTCGAGATGCAGATGAAATTATTGTGCTGGAACGCGGCAAAGTGGTGCAGCGAGGCACCCATGATGAACTGTGGCAGCAGGATGGATACTATGCTCGCCTGATTCGGAGTGAAGGGGAGGCTTTAACTGCCTCATAA